A single window of Salvelinus namaycush isolate Seneca chromosome 11, SaNama_1.0, whole genome shotgun sequence DNA harbors:
- the LOC120056242 gene encoding collagen alpha-3(IV) chain-like: protein MGPKAGQDHQAHLVTPGTKDFQVQVGRQDGQDLQVRYPFIICNYKPHGPTGPKGQHGHSPPGLPGFPGRKGDKGSPGRTGPVGYQGSPGQKGSRGPWGSSTAGLADSFLLARHSQTIRVPDCPRGTTLIYSGYSLLFINGNERAHGQDLGSMGSCLPRFSTMPFLFCDTDNTCRYAARNDYSYWLSTEKSMPRSMDLIRGDEIGSYISRCSVCEGSSNAIAIHSQTTQTPDCPRDWESLWTGYSFVMQTGAGAEGSGQALVSPGSCLEHFRQVPFIECHGRGTCNYFPDSYSYWLASLDPDRMFSKPVPQTVKGRLLENVISRCRVCRKPY from the exons ATGGGGCCAAAGGCCGGCCAGGACCACCAG GCCCACTTGGTCACCCCGGGAACCAAGGATTTCCAGGTCCAAGTGGGCCGCCAGGACGGCCAGGATTTGCAGGTTCGGTATCCTTTTATCATCTGCAACTACAAGCCACATG GCCCCACAGGCCCTAAGGGTCAGCATGGACACAGCCCTCCAGGCCTGCCTGGGTTCCCTGGACGCAAGGGAGACAAGGGATCACCGGGACGGACAG GGCCGGTGGGCTACCAGGGGTCTCCGGGTCAGAAGGGTTCTCGTGGCCCGTGGGGCTCCAGCACGGCAGGCCTGGCTGACAGTTTCCTGCTGGCCCGACACAGCCAGACGATCAGAGTGCCTGACTGCCCCAGAGGTACCACCCTCATCTACTCTGGATACTCTCTGCTCTTCATCAATGGCAATGAGAGAGCCCACGGACAAGACCTAG GCTCCATGGGCAGCTGCCTACCTCGTTTCTCCACCATGCCCTTCCTGTTCTGTGACACGGACAACACCTGTCGCTACGCCGCCCGCAACGACTACTCCTATTGGCTGTCGACGGAGAAGTCCATGCCGCGCAGCATGGACCTAATCAGAGGAGATGAGATCGGGAGCTACATCAGCAG GTGTTCAGTGTGTGAGGGCAGCTCCAATGCCATCGCCATCCACAGCCAGACCACCCAGACCCCAGACTGTCCTCGTGACTGGGAATCCCTCTGGACTGGATACTCctttgtcatg CAAACGGGTGCGGGTGCTGAGGGTTCGGGGCAGGCGCTAGTCTCCCCAGGCTCGTGCCTGGAACACTTCCGCCAGGTTCCCTTCATCGAGTGCCACGGCCGGGGAACCTGCAACTACTTCCCAGACTCCTACAGCTACTGGCTGGCCTCGCTCGACCCGGATCGCATGTTCAG